One genomic segment of Ricinus communis isolate WT05 ecotype wild-type chromosome 3, ASM1957865v1, whole genome shotgun sequence includes these proteins:
- the LOC8263872 gene encoding uncharacterized protein LOC8263872 isoform X3 codes for MLGERVIENCVSKLVLYMRQGVQYMGFPLDDYGKLVAYICAQNRGTPDHNKVNSFQGTSAEKHLKSSCNQGICNSSSVNQSLKSGHVCSQQWRGRKIGEGKSRMKKEKLANSPNLDASYEISWFGDFINHSRLLMIILSSCNFCFCISVSYTL; via the exons ATGCTGGGTGAGAGAGTGATTGAAAATTGTGTTTCAAAGCTTGTACTCTACATGCGTCAAGGAGTGCAATATATGGGCTTTCCTTTAGATGATTATGGTAAACTTGTTGCCTATATATGTGCACAAAATCGTGGAACTCCGGATCACAATAAAGTAAATTCTTTTCAAGGTACCAGTGCTGAGAAACATCTG AAGAGCAGTTGCAATCAAGGGATTTGTAATTCATCTTCAGTCAACCAGTCTCTCAAGTCTGGACATGTTTGTTCTCAACAATGGAGAGGTAGAAAAATCGGAGAAGGAAAATCTAGGATGAAAAAG GAAAAACTAGCTAATTCTCCAAATCTTGATGCTTCTTATGAAAT AAGTTGGTTCGGGGACTTCATAAACCATAGCAGGTTGCTTATGATAATACTCAGTTCTTGTAATTTTTGCTTTTGTATTTCTGTTTCCTATACTCTTTAA
- the LOC8263872 gene encoding uncharacterized protein LOC8263872 isoform X1 has protein sequence MLGERVIENCVSKLVLYMRQGVQYMGFPLDDYGKLVAYICAQNRGTPDHNKVNSFQGTSAEKHLKSSCNQGICNSSSVNQSLKSGHVCSQQWRGRKIGEGKSRMKKEKLANSPNLDASYEMHQNKKPKMNSKFSIEETISWFGDFINHSRLLMIILSSCNFCFCISVSYTL, from the exons ATGCTGGGTGAGAGAGTGATTGAAAATTGTGTTTCAAAGCTTGTACTCTACATGCGTCAAGGAGTGCAATATATGGGCTTTCCTTTAGATGATTATGGTAAACTTGTTGCCTATATATGTGCACAAAATCGTGGAACTCCGGATCACAATAAAGTAAATTCTTTTCAAGGTACCAGTGCTGAGAAACATCTG AAGAGCAGTTGCAATCAAGGGATTTGTAATTCATCTTCAGTCAACCAGTCTCTCAAGTCTGGACATGTTTGTTCTCAACAATGGAGAGGTAGAAAAATCGGAGAAGGAAAATCTAGGATGAAAAAG GAAAAACTAGCTAATTCTCCAAATCTTGATGCTTCTTATGAAAT GCACCAAAACAAGAAACCAAAAATGAATTCCAAATTTTCGATAGAGGAAACTAT AAGTTGGTTCGGGGACTTCATAAACCATAGCAGGTTGCTTATGATAATACTCAGTTCTTGTAATTTTTGCTTTTGTATTTCTGTTTCCTATACTCTTTAA
- the LOC8263872 gene encoding uncharacterized protein LOC8263872 isoform X2, with the protein MLGERVIENCVSKLVLYMRQGVQYMGFPLDDYGKLVAYICAQNRGTPDHNKVNSFQGTSAEKHLSSCNQGICNSSSVNQSLKSGHVCSQQWRGRKIGEGKSRMKKEKLANSPNLDASYEMHQNKKPKMNSKFSIEETISWFGDFINHSRLLMIILSSCNFCFCISVSYTL; encoded by the exons ATGCTGGGTGAGAGAGTGATTGAAAATTGTGTTTCAAAGCTTGTACTCTACATGCGTCAAGGAGTGCAATATATGGGCTTTCCTTTAGATGATTATGGTAAACTTGTTGCCTATATATGTGCACAAAATCGTGGAACTCCGGATCACAATAAAGTAAATTCTTTTCAAGGTACCAGTGCTGAGAAACATCTG AGCAGTTGCAATCAAGGGATTTGTAATTCATCTTCAGTCAACCAGTCTCTCAAGTCTGGACATGTTTGTTCTCAACAATGGAGAGGTAGAAAAATCGGAGAAGGAAAATCTAGGATGAAAAAG GAAAAACTAGCTAATTCTCCAAATCTTGATGCTTCTTATGAAAT GCACCAAAACAAGAAACCAAAAATGAATTCCAAATTTTCGATAGAGGAAACTAT AAGTTGGTTCGGGGACTTCATAAACCATAGCAGGTTGCTTATGATAATACTCAGTTCTTGTAATTTTTGCTTTTGTATTTCTGTTTCCTATACTCTTTAA
- the LOC8263872 gene encoding uncharacterized protein LOC8263872 isoform X4 produces the protein MLGERVIENCVSKLVLYMRQGVQYMGFPLDDYGKLVAYICAQNRGTPDHNKVNSFQGTSAEKHLKSSCNQGICNSSSVNQSLKSGHVCSQQWRGRKIGEGKSRMKKEKLANSPNLDASYEIFCQAPKQETKNEFQIFDRGNYKLVRGLHKP, from the exons ATGCTGGGTGAGAGAGTGATTGAAAATTGTGTTTCAAAGCTTGTACTCTACATGCGTCAAGGAGTGCAATATATGGGCTTTCCTTTAGATGATTATGGTAAACTTGTTGCCTATATATGTGCACAAAATCGTGGAACTCCGGATCACAATAAAGTAAATTCTTTTCAAGGTACCAGTGCTGAGAAACATCTG AAGAGCAGTTGCAATCAAGGGATTTGTAATTCATCTTCAGTCAACCAGTCTCTCAAGTCTGGACATGTTTGTTCTCAACAATGGAGAGGTAGAAAAATCGGAGAAGGAAAATCTAGGATGAAAAAG GAAAAACTAGCTAATTCTCCAAATCTTGATGCTTCTTATGAAAT ATTTTGCCAGGCACCAAAACAAGAAACCAAAAATGAATTCCAAATTTTCGATAGAGGAAACTAT AAGTTGGTTCGGGGACTTCATAAACCATAG
- the LOC8263872 gene encoding uncharacterized protein LOC8263872 isoform X5 produces the protein MLGERVIENCVSKLVLYMRQGVQYMGFPLDDYGKLVAYICAQNRGTPDHNKVNSFQGTSAEKHLKSSCNQGICNSSSVNQSLKSGHVCSQQWRGRKIGEGKSRMKKACLAPDDGKPFVENLIGSRIKVWCAEEHA, from the exons ATGCTGGGTGAGAGAGTGATTGAAAATTGTGTTTCAAAGCTTGTACTCTACATGCGTCAAGGAGTGCAATATATGGGCTTTCCTTTAGATGATTATGGTAAACTTGTTGCCTATATATGTGCACAAAATCGTGGAACTCCGGATCACAATAAAGTAAATTCTTTTCAAGGTACCAGTGCTGAGAAACATCTG AAGAGCAGTTGCAATCAAGGGATTTGTAATTCATCTTCAGTCAACCAGTCTCTCAAGTCTGGACATGTTTGTTCTCAACAATGGAGAGGTAGAAAAATCGGAGAAGGAAAATCTAGGATGAAAAAG gcTTGTTTAGCTCCGGATGATGGTAAACCTTTTGTTGAGAATTTGATTGGTTCTAGAATCAAAGTCTGGTGTGCAGAAGAACATGCATAA